The Bacteroidota bacterium genomic interval TACCCGCCCTTCGATGCCCTCGGGCACCAGCTTGGCGAGGCCTTCTTCAGCATCCTGAAAGTAGCGATCGGCCGCGCCTTGCGCCATCGCCGAAAGCGATCCCATTCCACGGTATGCTTTGTAGGTCCGCCCCTCCAAGAATATTTTCTCTCCCGGAGATTCTTCTAATCCCGCAAAGAGACTTCCGATCATCACCGTCGAGGCCCCGGCAGCAAGTGCCTTCGGAATATCACCCGTCTGCTTGATGCCTCCATCGGCAATGACGGGTGTCCCCGATTTCTTCGCGGCTCGCACGGCCTCCATGATCGCCGTTAACTGCGGCACTCCAACGCCGGCAATAATGCGCGTCGTGCAGATCGAGCCCGGTCCGACTCCGACCTTCACCGCATCGGCGCCCGCTTTGATCAGGGCTTCAGCGCCGCCGAACGTCGCAATGTTGCCGGCCACAACTTCCAGATCGCGGAATGTCCGCTTAATCTGCTTCACCATGTCGAGCACACCTTGCGAGTGCCCATGCGCCGTATCGACCGCAACGACATCGACCTGCGAATGCGCGAGGGCTTCCACACGGTCCATCGTATTGGCCGCGATGCCGACGGCGGCACCGCAAACGAGCCGGCCCGCTTCGTCTTTCGCCGCATGCGGGTGCCGTTTCTTCTTCTGAATATCTTTGAAGGTAATCAGGCCCTTCAGCTTGCCGGCCTTATCGATGACCGGCAGTTTCTCGATCTTGTTGCGCTGCAGGATCGCCTCGGCCTGCGTAAGCGTGGTACCCATCGGGGCCGTGACAAGATTCTCTCGCGTCATGATTTCGGAGATCGGCCGCTCGAGTTCAGACTCGAACCGAATGTCACGATCGGTAATAATCCCGAGAAGGTAACTTTGCCCATCGACGATCGGGATTCCGGAGATATGATACTTGCGCATCAGTTGCATCGCGTCGCGTAACGACCGATCCGGCCCAAGCGTGATCGGCTGCTGGATCATCCCGCTCTCCGAGCGCTTGACAATATCCACTTCTTCGGCTTGCCGCTCGATCGAAAGATTCTTGTGGATGATCCCGATGCCGCCTTCACGGGCCATCGCAATGGCCATCGCGGATTCCGTCACGGTGTCCATCGCGCTCGAAACCAGCGGGATGGATAGTTGAATGCGCCGCGTGAATTGAGTGGAAGTCTCGACATCGCGAGGCATGACAATGCTATGCCCGGGCACGAGAAGCACATCGTCGTACGTAATGCCTTCGGCACTTAAGATCTTTTGGGTGACTGGCTTGCGCGCGGAGTGTGTGATTGGCTTGCGAGCGGAGCCATTTAATGCGTGAGCAGTCGGGGTGCGACCGCTTACAATGCGGGTCGCAGAAGTGGAACGAGTCTGGCGGGCCATGAAAAACTTTCTCCTTTTGGCCGAAAGGCCGTGTAAGTTTTTCGTACAAATATACGAAGAAATGGACCGCGCACGGGCGAATTCCAAATTTGACGCTTCTCCAGTTATCGACTGGTCGGCGAATGAAATTCGCCGGTACACTGGGTCAATCCCAAAAATCGTTCGCGCGATCTGGCGCAATCTAGGTCGCGCCACCGTTAATCCGCGTCATCCGGGTTCTCTTCTGGGTCTCATTCCGAGATTTCTCTCTTCTTCCTCGTTCTTGAGTCCTGCTGCGTTCGAAAATGTTGCTTCATACTCGATTTCCTGCCCCGCTTGCGAGCTTTGTATTTGAGTTTGTTTTTCATGAAGAGCGCGCTTTCGCTGCTGGTTTGCGTAATAGT includes:
- the guaB gene encoding IMP dehydrogenase, with the translated sequence MARQTRSTSATRIVSGRTPTAHALNGSARKPITHSARKPVTQKILSAEGITYDDVLLVPGHSIVMPRDVETSTQFTRRIQLSIPLVSSAMDTVTESAMAIAMAREGGIGIIHKNLSIERQAEEVDIVKRSESGMIQQPITLGPDRSLRDAMQLMRKYHISGIPIVDGQSYLLGIITDRDIRFESELERPISEIMTRENLVTAPMGTTLTQAEAILQRNKIEKLPVIDKAGKLKGLITFKDIQKKKRHPHAAKDEAGRLVCGAAVGIAANTMDRVEALAHSQVDVVAVDTAHGHSQGVLDMVKQIKRTFRDLEVVAGNIATFGGAEALIKAGADAVKVGVGPGSICTTRIIAGVGVPQLTAIMEAVRAAKKSGTPVIADGGIKQTGDIPKALAAGASTVMIGSLFAGLEESPGEKIFLEGRTYKAYRGMGSLSAMAQGAADRYFQDAEEGLAKLVPEGIEGRVPFRGTLSETVYQMIGGLRSAMGYTGCPSVADLQRAAQFVRISGAALRESHPHDVTITKEAPNYHL